The proteins below come from a single Burkholderia humptydooensis genomic window:
- a CDS encoding capsular polysaccharide export protein, LipB/KpsS family — protein MIVVVVDSMERYYFAARLVKAVRKEFDFLFATSEPIAHLMALSMGFRSVYLRRGASASAAHDAADAIRSDASIEVLNGQMTGELARADAAAIFAAMCGVFRRHLVSQCLMWNGQQLVCRAVAHACAAHGVPTKFVEISNLPDKLFVDRLGVNALSSISRNPAVIDGLPMPTEDEHRRWLARYEQYKARPLPQSRTSWMRKAVSAVNYALKLATLGVASKRLNTVRATNGASAPTQAKALTVKELTALRYVFLPLQVSGDTQIKLHSDVDNLKAIHLAFEHAANESADLIVKLHPAECDTAVIDEVVRMQRVYHFDLVTSPTTDLIKHAHSVVTINSTVGLEALLYGKPVMSLGRCFYKEFDRARLLKYIHAFLIDGIDYFGKEDIAPRAARNVFSMKH, from the coding sequence ATGATTGTCGTCGTCGTCGATTCGATGGAGCGTTACTACTTTGCCGCGCGGCTCGTGAAGGCGGTCAGGAAGGAGTTCGACTTTCTGTTCGCGACGAGCGAGCCGATCGCGCACCTGATGGCGCTGAGCATGGGTTTTCGATCGGTCTATCTGCGGCGCGGCGCGAGCGCATCCGCCGCGCATGATGCGGCGGATGCGATTCGCTCCGATGCGTCGATCGAGGTGCTGAACGGGCAGATGACAGGCGAGCTTGCACGCGCCGATGCGGCCGCGATCTTCGCCGCGATGTGCGGCGTGTTCCGCCGTCATCTCGTCTCGCAGTGCCTGATGTGGAACGGCCAGCAGCTCGTTTGCCGGGCGGTCGCGCACGCGTGCGCGGCGCACGGGGTCCCGACGAAATTCGTCGAGATCTCGAACCTGCCGGACAAGCTGTTCGTCGACCGGCTCGGCGTCAACGCGCTGTCGTCGATCAGCCGCAATCCGGCCGTCATCGACGGCTTGCCGATGCCGACCGAGGACGAGCATCGCCGCTGGCTCGCGCGCTACGAGCAGTACAAGGCGAGGCCGCTGCCGCAGTCGCGCACGTCGTGGATGCGCAAGGCGGTGTCGGCCGTCAACTATGCGCTGAAGCTCGCTACGCTGGGCGTGGCGAGCAAACGTTTGAACACGGTGCGCGCGACGAACGGCGCGAGTGCGCCGACGCAGGCGAAAGCGCTGACGGTGAAGGAGCTGACGGCGCTGCGCTACGTGTTCCTGCCGCTGCAGGTGTCGGGCGATACGCAGATCAAGCTGCATTCGGACGTCGACAACCTGAAGGCGATCCATCTCGCGTTCGAGCACGCGGCGAACGAGAGCGCGGACCTGATCGTCAAGCTGCATCCGGCCGAGTGCGACACGGCGGTGATCGACGAGGTGGTGCGGATGCAGCGGGTCTATCACTTCGACCTCGTCACGTCGCCGACCACCGATCTGATCAAGCACGCGCATTCAGTCGTCACGATCAATTCGACGGTCGGCCTGGAGGCGCTGCTGTACGGCAAGCCGGTCATGTCGCTCGGCCGCTGCTTCTACAAGGAGTTCGATCGCGCGAGGCTGCTCAAGTACATTCATGCGTTTCTGATCGACGGCATCGATTACTTCGGCAAGGAGGACATCGCGCCGCGTGCCGCGAGAAACGTATTTTCGATGAAGCACTGA
- a CDS encoding serine O-acetyltransferase — MRTTLKQTIDAIAEDCRRNAFFKTRCVVVFFRIANYLACRSKLTLALGAPVIALYIVVCDWIMGIEIPVKTRIGKGLTLYHGTGLVINGYCEIGERCVVRHGVTIGNTLRPDGTYSGVPSVGDDVEFGAHSVALGEIRIGHRARIGAGAVLLRDVPDGGVAVGVPARVLDKEKSAA; from the coding sequence ATGCGCACGACGCTGAAACAGACAATCGACGCGATCGCCGAGGATTGCAGGCGCAACGCGTTCTTCAAGACGCGCTGCGTCGTCGTGTTCTTCCGGATCGCGAACTATCTCGCGTGCCGCAGCAAGCTGACGCTCGCGCTCGGCGCGCCGGTGATCGCGCTCTACATCGTCGTCTGCGACTGGATCATGGGCATCGAGATTCCGGTCAAGACGAGAATCGGCAAGGGCCTCACGCTGTATCACGGCACGGGGCTCGTCATCAACGGCTATTGCGAGATCGGCGAGCGCTGCGTGGTGCGGCACGGCGTGACGATCGGCAACACGCTGCGGCCGGACGGCACCTATAGCGGCGTGCCGTCCGTCGGCGACGACGTCGAGTTCGGCGCGCACAGCGTCGCGCTCGGCGAGATTCGGATCGGCCATCGCGCGCGCATCGGCGCGGGCGCCGTGCTGCTGCGGGACGTGCCGGACGGCGGCGTCGCGGTGGGCGTGCCGGCGCGCGTGCTGGACAAGGAGAAAAGCGCTGCATGA